From Zingiber officinale cultivar Zhangliang chromosome 5B, Zo_v1.1, whole genome shotgun sequence, the proteins below share one genomic window:
- the LOC121987331 gene encoding protein LURP-one-related 8-like, whose product MARVHPGARGIELGDSGSVAFSKDGETAQEEAGAVASVLTVWRRSLLLNGNGFTVFDAKGKLVFRVDNYASGSRTEVVLMDGVGEPLLTVRRKRSSIALPLATLTQKLSLGEQWMIYEGEDRANPRFVVKRHLNPLYSRALARVTPCASDAKSCQGYKVEGSYAQRRCAILDDERQRVVEMKRKESAKGVSFGLDVFHLIVQPGFDASVAMTIVLLLEQMFGSGASLLKIGKS is encoded by the exons ATGGCGAGGGTGCACCCTGGAGCTAGAGGCATCGAGCTGGGGGATTCTGGGTCGGTAGCCTTCAGCAAGGACGGTGAAACGGCGCAGGAAGAGGCCGGAGCAGTAGCCTCTGTGCTGACCGTGTGGCGGCGGTCGCTCCTCTTGAACGGGAATGGATTCACGGTGTTCGACGCGAAGGGAAAGTTGGTGTTCAGGGTTGATAACTACGCCTCCGGGAGCAGGACGGAGGTCGTCCTCATGGACGGCGTCGGCGAGCCGCTCCTCACGGTTCGAAGAAAG AGAAGCTCAATAGCTCTGCCGCTCGCAACTCTTACACAGAAACTAAGTCTAGGAGAGCAATGGATGATCTATGAAGGGGAAGATAGAGCTAATCCTCGATTCGTGGTGAAGAGACATTTGAATCCCCTCTATTCGAGGGCACTGGCGCGAGTCACACCCTGTGCGTCCGATGCCAAGTCTTGCCAGGGCTACAAGGTCGAAGGCTCTTACGCGCAGCGCCGCTGTGCCATCCTTGACGATGAGCGGCAGCGAGTGGTGGAGATGAAGAGAAAGGAGTCTGCCAAGGGCGTTTCTTTCGGGCTCGACGTCTTCCACTTGATCGTGCAGCCAGGCTTCGATGCCTCAGTAGCCATGACTATCGTGCTGCTCCTTGAGCAGATGTTTGGGTCCGGAGCATCACTGCTGAAAATTGGCAAATCATGA